From a single Lolium rigidum isolate FL_2022 chromosome 7, APGP_CSIRO_Lrig_0.1, whole genome shotgun sequence genomic region:
- the LOC124677520 gene encoding uncharacterized protein LOC124677520, with translation MVQSKCIKMPSFLVSSDTCRSRAKRYAETMAFIATLGHPYMPDSLSMKHTLHALMMTDFMGEISRMRLKYATCAATIRHEEEKMMLERLTSAPHEPNRGE, from the exons ATGGTTCAAAGTAAGTGCATCAAAATGCCATCCTTCTTAGTGTCGTCAGACACGTGTAGGTCGAGGGCTAAACGATACGCTGAAACCATGGCCTTCATTGCGACTCTTGGGCATCCCTACATGCCGGATTCACTATCCATGAAACACACACTTCATGCTTTGATGATGACTGACttcatgggggaaatatcgcgtaTGCGGCTGAAGTATGCTACATGTGCTG CTACTATCCGTCATGAAGAAGAGAAGATGATGCTGGAACGGTTAACCTCCGCTCCACACGAGCCCAACCGAGGAGAATGA